The genomic stretch attatgtgtataattatcctttttgtccttatgtctatattgaacacaaggcatataccgtgtcatccttgtccagttcaatattgggcccatagacatttatcctgttacgcaggatgggcaaattccatctaggtcactcatgtcccttagcatgctttgtggagtacccatcaactgtctttatggttgtccagttacggacaacgttggatcaacaataaagcactcgactctacatctaaggtccatagtggtttcaggtcgaagagtggtatacaccattatcaccatgagaataacttatgacactttgcataacattctatatagtattctcatagtgggtcaatccggtataaatattactcttaatattcatacctatgtttaagacttgataactccttatccatgatccatgagatgtgaccatcagtctatatacataatagtcttcatgctttaatgttatcccatttcacaataaagcttgactacggatgctttgagaatagtgtccttatgtttaatgtgatctcatgattagGTCATACctgatacattaaacggactatctattctagagactttattaaacaaacataataaagaaaaagtcttttattattaataaataattcgatacaagtaccaaaagtattggcctctagggcttacaccaacaaggACCCCTCTCAAGCCTTTGATTTCCAAAATATTCTAAGTCTTTGAAGTCCATCGAACGCTTCGATTTCGACATGGTGTCGAGTGATTATTTATATCTATTTCTAAGATTCCTCCAAACCATGTTTCAAGATTTGCACTTAAGATTCTTCCAAACCAAGTTTCAAAATCTTCTCTTGAGATTGTTCCAAACCATATTTCAAGATGCTAGTTGAAACGTTACAACTGACGTGTTCACTCATGTCGACTTGTGTCAATTAATGCTAACACTTAACATTTTCCTAATGCACAATTCAATTGATTTTTTTCCAAATAGAAATTCCAAGATAAAAAGTAGTGACATATGCGACGAAGAATGGAGTCCCTTCCATAAAATATTTACTAAAGGATCACAAGTAGATTCTAACCTCGGATCGGCTCCATTGACAACCCTAGATACCGAAACAGATTAGACTCAATCCTACAGTGCAGAAAATCCTAAGCAAACTAGAGAAATGATTGGTCAACATTTAACCTGGTCAAACTACTCTTATGAAAATTAACCCCCAAGATCATAGGCAAGCTCAAACCCTCTCGAGATAGCTTTGACGGTCCTTAAGTTCTCAATCCACGACTTAGTCACGATCAAGGTATCATCAACACGCTGAAGATGAGAAACCTCAAAATTGGATGAACCTATTTTAAAACTAGAAAAGAGCCTAATCTCAGAGGTCAGATGAATTAGACCACTCAGACCTTCAACCAcaagaaagaaaggaaaaaaggcctAGAAGATATCTCTGCTTCAACACTCTTTGAATCTTGATTTCAAGAGTCAGGGAACCATTAACCAACACTACCAAGTAGCTAGAGAAAACACAAGTTTTGATTCAAGATCTCCATTTATCATTAAAGTCAAATATGATGAGCATATAATCTAAAAAGTTTCAACTAACTGAATCATATGCTTTGTCAAAATCAACTTTAAAACTGAAACAAACCTGTTTGATCCGCTTGGTCAAATCAATCACTTCATTAATAACGACAACACCATCTACTAGCATTCTCCCTTTTAAAATGCCTGATTTATTATGACCGACTAGTTTATCCATCAACACTCCCAACCTCTTAACCAGAACTTTAACGACCAACTTATAGAGGGTTCCGACCAAGGCGATAGGGCGGAAATCCCCAGAGCATGACTCTTAATCTTAGAAATAAAGATCACAAAGAAACAAAGTGGTGAAACTCATCAAACATAATCCCCACATCTCTCCTTAAAAGGTTCTAAAACCTTTGAAGAAAGAAAAGTTGAAACCTTCACACCTCATACTTTTATTCCCTTCCTGAGACACCACCCAATCTATTTACTCAAGATGGAAGGGAGATAAGAGACAACAAGCATATAACCTATTGTAGAAACAAAAGAAAAGGGCATATCGGCAACTTGTTAATTTCTTCTCGACCAGATTAATTTGCCAACAATACATAAACTTACTGTATGGAAAAATTAGTGTTTTTGCAATTAAATATTCTCTGAACAAGGTCTATATGCAACATGTTTCAATATTTTCCTTAAGGGTACTGTCTGTTACTACTTGAAAAATGTATTTAGTTTTCAAAATGCTACACGACAGAGTTTCAAATATGTTTTCTTTCTACGTCGGTCATGCAACATATGATAGATCAAAACACATCCATGGGGAACAAAAGAAATCTCGGAGAATCCGAAAAGCCCCAACATAATTAGCATAAAGCAAGTGATTACTAGTATTTAATAAAAATCTACTGTAACAGTACTATTTTGAATTATaagagagagagaaagaaacAGATAAACACTATATTAACTTTTTAGTATATTAACAGTTTTATTATATAAATAATATAGCTAGTAAATAACTCCAAGCAACCATTTCCAATCAACAGTGTATACCTAGGGTTTCTGTTCTCCTTCTAGGGTTTCATATACTACAAAAATGTTGCTGTTATTCTATCatatgcttgacctttttatAGCCTTTCTTTATATATAAAAGCttctaatttttttttcaaataacTTAATTGTGCTTGAAATTCACCTTTTATAGATAAACAACTGAAATGTCGGATTTAAACCCGACCCAGCATCATCGAATGTTCCTGCATAATTATCAAGTGAACTGCCTTAATATGACCAACTTCCAATATAATATAAGATCCTTTTCTACTTAATTGTCATGGTGACTATAGTTTAGATTTCTAGCATTGAAAATTTTGGAGCCAATTGATAATTAATCAAAATACATAAACAAACAGTTAATTATAGGCATAGTATGTTATATGACAATATAATAATTCCATATCTTAATAAAAATCATTGCttataaaacaaacaaaaatttACCATTTATATTTATATATAGTTCTGGTTCATATCTCAAGAATCTTGTTGGTTGACATAGGCACTTTGTTGAGTTTGTGCAGTACTACTAGTACTCCCCTTTACTTGGTaactcttcttcttctttttcttcttcttataTGGGATCCCTCTTGCCTTTTGCTGACTATCCTTCACCTCACGGAGGAAAACCCGCACGGCTCCTCCGGCAAACGGGTTAGTCTGCGGTGATCCGCCGTTCTCTTCATAGGCGGCTCGGAGGCGTCCGATGAGTGCATCTAGGCTTCCCCAAGCTTGCTTGAGAGGACAAGCACATGGTGCAGGTGGGGTAGGTTGGCCAAAGAAGATGCAACCGTTCAAGTGGACTTTGGTCTTCCCAAACTGATCAAGGTAACGGAGAAAATCAAGAACATGGTTGAAGCTACAGTTTGACAGCGGAACAGGTGGATTTTGACTCTTGAGGTATTGACCAAAGGTGTTCCAATCTCGACGTTTTTGAGACTCGTATCTGCTAagtggttgttgttgttggtggtgATGATCATGATGGTTGGATTTGGAAGAAGAGGCTTGAAGTTGAAGAGAAGAGGAAGAAGACATGTTTTGTATAGGGGAGAAAATGGAAATGAATTTCGAAAATGTGAGGTGAAAGAATGAATGTGATGGTGTTGGTGCAGTGGAGAAGGAAAGATGAAAATCACGACTTGTGGTCTTTTGAAAGGACTTAACGTGGGGTCTTAATCTAAATGCTTTTCTTTTCCTTCTTACTCACTTTCCTCGTATTTCTATTTCTTAACTTTTTTATAGAAAAAATATGTTTAGGTGGGTCTTCATACTCATCACTCTTTCAATCCTTTAATCTTATTTTGTAAGTGATTCTACTTAATAATTCTTCATAAATATCACATCTTAATTTCTCAATCCTACTGTCAAAGTAATGATTCTTATTGATTAGATCAAATCAATAACTTTTTGTAAAATGTTAAAAGTATTAAAAATTAGATATATTAAGAATGTTCaatatgttttattttatttttcaattggCAGATCAAGTGTTACCATTTTTCAGTTGGTggcttttttttttttttaaattacgaaattaatatttccaaatgtatttattttttaattaattttttattattttaaaatttgcATTATCCCTCGTTTACTTTGTCCAACCGGGGTAATATCATTTGCATAAATTTTATGGAATGTGACGCTTTTCTGTATATTTTTTTAGATTTTTAACTAATATATCCACTCGATTTTTTCCCAAATCCAACATGTAAGTTCTTTTGCATGAATACTTCACAAAACTAGACTATAAATTTTCATTTACTTATCCACACTTATTGTTTCATCGTCATTCTCTTATAAAAATCTATGATATTTTTATCTTCACCAAAATTAAGATTCAATCATTTTTTCCAACATCAACTCTTCCAACCTAACTCGTTGAAGTTTTTTCATCACGTTTTCGGTACGTAGCTCACTGATGACGGATTATCAGTGCACGTCATTTAGTAAGAAAGTCCGTTAAATTTTAACAAGATTTAAGCAAGTTAGAAGTATTTAAGTGaaaaatctataaaaaaaaatatttttggggtGAAGAAAAGGACTTAGTGAAAAAATTGGTGGAAAAAAAACATTAAGAATGTCCAGTTCAATATATGATATGCTTTTAAAAGTACTAGTAAATGATTGAGTCTAAATATATGACTATCTTACATAAAACTGTTGCTTTTATAAGAGTTTTTCAAATTTTTAAATGTTGtagtttcttattttatttttctaaacaacAAGAAAAAAAATCTTTGATATTGTGTAGGGAAAAAGCACAATTTTGCATTTCTCAATAGTTTATATTCAGATTggatttatttatttttgtctATTTCGTGGATTCCATTAATTGCTCCCTCGATGATAAGAATGAAAGCAAGTGTATTTTTTTTATTGGTGTCTCATCTTAAGACGTTACACATATATGTACCGACGAACGTAAAAGTGTAATTTGGAAAGCTATTGAGAGTGATTCAAATTTGTTGTTGTCATTCGGAGAATCTTTTTAGGGAGgttgaaatatatatatatatatatattatatatatattatatatatatatatatatattatatatatatatatatataatagagagagagagagagagagagagagagagagagagagagagagagagagagagagagagagagagagagagagagagagagagagagagagaaggagagagagagagagagagagagagagagagggaaggagaaggagagagagagagagagagagagagagagagagagagagaccaTTCATGCCATGATTCAAACATGTCATTATCCTTATAGTCAGGTTTGAGACAAGATGGTGTTTGGGTTCGGTTGCTACTTCTTCCTTgcactactacaaataatacattttatTACAAAGTTTTCACCTCAACCAACTAATAATCGAGGTATATGTCCTGGGAGCGtcataatttattttttaaacatATACAACATATTCCCTCGATTTTTCCTAAAACTAGTGGAATATATCTACTAGAGACCTTGCTTCGAATCCAAGTTACTGTATTTtccatgttttattttatttttcaattggCTTAGGGACCAAGTGTTACCATTTTCCATTttcctttatttatttattttgaattacaaaaataatattttcaaatgcatttatttttctattaattttttatttatttttaaatttgcATTATCCCTTGGTTACTTTGCTCAACCGAGGGGTAATATCAGTTGTATGAATTTTACAGAATATGACATTTTtctatatatttttttaatttttaactAATATATTCATTTGATTTTTTCCAAAATCTAACATGTAAGTTCTTTTGCATGAATACTTCACAGAACTAGACTATAACTTTTCTTTTACATATCAACACTTATTGTTTCATCGTCATTCTCTTAAAAAAATCTATGATATTTTTATCTTCATCAAAACTAAGATCCAATCATCTCTTCCAACATTAACTTGAACATCAACTCTTCCAACCTAATTCGTTGAAGCTTTTTCATAACATTTTCGGTACATAATTCACTGATGATAGACTATCAGTGCATGTCATTTAGTAAGAAAATTCGTCGAATTCTAACAAGATTTAAGCAAGTTAGAAGCACTTGACTGAAAAACCTATAAAAAAAACACTTTGGGGGTGAAGAAAAGAACTTAGTGAGAAAATTGGTGAAAAAAAACACTTTGGGGTGAAGAAAAGGACTTAGTGAGAAAATTGGtgataaaaagagaaaaaacacGCTGAACACCCTGGATTTTACGCAGCCATAACGCACCCATTCTGCCTCTAACGCGCCCACGTTGAAAAGCAATGTGCTCGCATTGAAGTAATGATGGCGCAACACGCCCACATTGATAAGTGCACACTCGTGTTGCATATGTTTGCCTGACATGTTTTTCAGCAGCTTTAtaagaagagagagagagagagagagagagagagagagagagagagagagagagagagagagagagagggggggggAGGGGTTCGACTACCAAGACCAGAAAGTGACATTTTAGAGCAATTTTAGAGCTTTTGGAGAATTTTTTCTTCAGTGATTTTTCATGCTCTTCGAATCTAAACTATTGGTATTGATTAATTTTAGCACGAGTAGTTAGATTCCTCTAGGTTAGGTCAAACTTGATGATGAACCTATTTTTGTTTGATTGGAACATATGATCAAATGATGTTAAATGTTACTGTTCTGACTTATTGTTATTATTCAGTTATTGATTATGCTCATTGGTTTTTGATTGTTACGGTATTCAAATCGATATTGATAAGTAGTGACTACTAAGCCTATGGTTATTTATTTGAACTACTTTAATTGTTGAATTCGCTAATTGGTTTGGGATAGTACGATTAGGAATTGTGGCTTAGGGATTAATGTGTTATGTTTCCTAACTAATAGAGTAATTGGCCTGAGGGATTAGGGAGTTGACGACTAGATTAATGAGCTACATGCAAAGGGCTTGGGTGTAGTGGTACAGTTAGACTAATGTGTAACTATGTAGTCGGCGCATGTTTGTTAATGTGTTATTCATCAATCAAGTAGAAATAGTGGATTCTGATAATGCGACTTGACTGCTTTTCTAATCATCgttataaaaatattttcttgtGTTTTCGACCAAAACAATCTTAAAACCTCATGTTTACTATTTTTATTTACATCACACAACATCTATAGTTTTAAGTTTGCAATCCCTATGAAGAcaaatttatttttattacttCGATAACAACATTAGTACACTTGCTAGTAAATTGTCCATCACTCACTTTATCTAGTGTTAGTTTGAGAAAATGGTGTCACTAACCACAAAGATGTTGATATAAATCTTGTTTTTCTTAAATTTAGTTTGAGAACATTGTGTCACCGATCACTGAAATGTTTATAAAAATGTTTAGTTTTCTTGAATAGTGTTAGTTTGAGTAAATGGTCTTATGTACTGACCACTTAAATGTTCATGGAAACGTTGTTTTTATTGAAATGATGTTTTTATTAAATAGTGCTAGTTTTAGAATATGATGAATATATATTCTTAGGAAGTGTACCATGAGTATAATATAGTTCATCTGAATTAGGTGCCTTAGAAGAGATGTTTTGATTTGAGTAATATAGTTATTGGTTTACATAGAGATGGGTGATTCAACCAACACCTCTCATAGAACCTATGCTACAATGTATGTTAAAACTAAAAGTAAAAGAAAAACTAGAGGTGCCACAATGTTGACCAAGGTGATAAAAGCCCACGAAAATGATGTTTGCTTCCCAATTAATTTTTGTCCAAGAGCTGGTAAGGCTTATGGTGAACATGCTGATAATTTTAGGGGTTACATGTCGGTACAATGTATAAGCAAAGTCAATATTTTGATAGATAACTGACACAAAGTTAATGGTGAATTGAAAGATAAGTTATGGACCAATATTATAGtatttattataaattttatGATTTGTTTTACAAGTATAGATGACCATTTATTTTTTTTGGTTTAATATTAATATCAACTCTTATATAAATATAAGAAGTATTTATTGTTCCAAAGGATGGTATGCTGAAAAAGAAATGGATTAGATATGTTGGTGAGCGTTGGAGGAGCTTTAAGACATACCTCACACATGATTATATTACAAATATAAAGGATAACTTGGAGCCTCCATACGTGAAATATTCATATATTTATAAAAACAATTGGGAGGAGTTTGTCAAGTCTGTCACTGCTCATGATTTCTTGGCTAAGAGCCAAAAAGGAAAGGAGAATAGAGCCAAAAATATATGTCCACGTATATTGTCTTGTGGAGGATATGATAAACTTGAACAGAAAATGATTAATgataaaagaaaataaagagaacTAGAGTTGGGAGATCCTTCTAGAAGCCTTGATCGTAACTCATCTCCACCATCATGACATGAGAAATGCAAGAGGGCACGTCAAAGACCAGGAGGCGAGTTCATATCAGAGGCTACACGCGGAGTGGCCAAAAAGATTGTAAGTAGATAATTTATTTCAACATTAATTATTTAAGTTAATTCAATTTGGTAAAGATGAACTTTTATATGTGTTGTAGAATTTATGGgttgaaaaatccaaaaatagtaTCTTTGTTCCGCGAGAACATCATGACATATTGTAGAAGCGATTGTTAAAGAGGAGCATGATGGGCGTGTTCGTATTCTTGGAAGAGGTGTCGACTTGAGATTATATTCTAGACCATAGCAAATAAGTAACGAAGTTTAAAAGATTGTGTTGTACCCTACATGAATTGTAGTCTATAAATAGACCCTTAGAACTCCATTTTCAGGGATCCAAGCTATTTTTTTAATCCAAGTTTTATGTTAGCCAGAAAATTATATTGTTTAAAAGTGATAATTGCTCACATTTAGTGATTATTGTAATGTTAGTTTTAAGTTTGGAGAAAAATTGTATGCCATTGGGTAGTTGATGTTTTAATCTTGTCGCGATAGTTCTTCCAAATTTTATTTTCATCTTTCTTGTATCAAATTAAGGTTTCCATTTGGAGGAGATTATTATTATATTCAGCATTTATTATTCAGGTTCCTATTTTCTTTTACTTTTGTTTTTTTGTTGCTATTGTGTGTATGCTTTATTTAGTACTTACTAATATGAACATGAAAATGAATATTTCATGCTTTAGTTTTATTCTTTTTAATATATCATCTTAAATTAGCTGAGTCTGAAATGCGAGGACTGTCGTACTGACGACACTCTAATAAGTCATGAATTTAATGTTTATAATGAGAATTATTGTTATGTCTgaataatttctatttttataATCAAAGTTTTTCGCGAAGGCAGAAACATAGTGATACTGGTTTCTATTCGGAAGAGTGAAATCTTTATCTGACTGTAGAGAAATTCAGTAATTAATTTTAAACACTGCAAAATCATTTTCTTATTAATTAGGAAAATCCAATTTTCAAAAAAGGTGATTTTAAGAGTAATAAGCAGACACACGAAAGTGGACGTTTATACGCTTAAAATTCGGTATCGGCCACGCAAAAGTGGATGATACCTTTATATTAATTTTTCCACTAAAAGAGACTTTTTAAGTAAATAAAAGTGATTATTTTCCAAAAGAAATGTTGCACTGTAACACATTGGACACGCGAAAGTGCGCAATTTGCATACAAATCTAAAATCTGGCACTGGTCACGTAAAAACGGGTGGTACCTTCAACTTGATCCTTTTTCTACAAGAAAATATTCTCACATTATAAATATAAGCAACGAATTTGTGAGTACCAACGGTCGACGAGAATTGTATTCCAGTCTCTCATCAGTATAATTAATCCAATATCAACTTATTTTTCGGTCTTTTGAACAAAACCCATTTCGCATCGCCTTAGATAAACATTGTAGTAGTAGAGAATGATAGTTCTCGATTGTTCTATATGGAATCAATAATCTTTTATACTAATCGCGATAAAGTCGTGCACTTGCGGTCGTATCAGCTCTAAAAGTTTGTTTGAAGCTTGAAGACTAATCACTCCAAGATTCTTGTGGAAAGGAGAATAACCGCTTCTATCTTCCGTTTGGAAGGAAGACTCACCGTTTCACTCCATAGTTTGTTGTTTGGTTGGAGGATAACCATAAACTTCATTTTTTCATTGTATATGGGGTTTCGAGAGTTTAAACTACTAAAAGCTCTTAActttattggatactctcaagatcaattaTTATGGAGAGGATTAGGtcttttttttctttgtttgACCAAACCTCTATAACTTCTAGTGTCTTCTATTTTCTCTTGACTCTTTACTTTCTGTAAATTTATTTTTCCGCTGCATAACTCTAGGGTTTTTctaaaaataaatattttctaactctgattttaattctaaaagtttttcaaaatcatgtttttTTAAAACACACAATTCATCCCCTTTTTGTGTGCGAAGTCATATGttcaacaattacaactcaaatACTCTACTCTACTAACTTAGAATTAAGATGCAGGAATAGAGTATTACATAAAAATAACACAAGActcaaaaaataaaaaaacacaaCAAGCTTAGTTATACAAGGCCTGAGTCTTCATAAATGAGAATGTCCTCTTAAATAGAAATAAAGGACCAACACCAAAGCCCACTAGGTTTTAGGTCTTGAATGCGACTGGACTTTCAAAAAGCACAAGAATTCATTCTTCAATAATGTTTCTTATAAAGCGTTGATTGATTAATCTTGAATAAATCATAGTTCTTCAAATTTAATCTTTCTAATAGAGATTCCGAATAAAACTTCCTTAATTCAAAAAGTGCACAAACGTGAAATCCTTGATTATGTATAAAAGGAAACAAATCCTTAAAGGTGTGAGAATGAAGGACATTATGCTTAACATGTTGCTTTCTTACTGAAATTCCATGATCACATAGAGACAAAATGTCTCATATCTTAGAAATACATCTTATTTCACATGTTACCTATAGAATATTGTCAACCAAATGTAATCACAAATCTTAAAGGTCTCTGAGGTTGTCTAGGGATAATAAACCCTTTTTAGTTATGGTTTTGATCTGGAATTCATTAGTTTGAGTGATTTGGAAATATGGAATAAATTTATTTTGGGTTATGAAAGAAGAGCGGTAAATCACTGGATGACTTTGATTATTGGTTTAAATTGTAAGTGGGTTCATGAACACGCTTCGGGATTCGACTTCTCTTTGCTTGACTTGGAATATGATCAGCTCTAGTGCCTACGCTTTTAAGGGCATGTTATGTTGTCGACTATCATTCTCTGGTGCTTCAGGTGGTCATGTTTACCTTCCCCCAGCTTGCTCTTTATAGGAGTATAATGCTTGGTGTCTCGGAGTAGGCATTTCATTGATGTGAGTGGGTGGTGTTATTGTTGAAAGGGTTATGTTGTTggatattattttatttttcccTTATTACTATTTTTTTGTAGACCATTTTTTCTAGTGTATTACTGGTGCTCTTGTTTAGTTTATATTCTTGACATTTctagtttatatatatatatatatatatatatatatatatatatatatatatatatatatatatatatatatatatatatatatatatatcatcactattcaaaaattaaaataaaataaaatagggTAGATTACACTCACCTCTCTTGAGGTTTGTTAAAATGGCACTGTCATCCCCTCTAGATTTGAAATATGCACTGACCTCCCTTAAACTTAGACAATACCAACAAAAATTTGAAGTAACAAACAAAAATGTGTAGGGAAATGTCATCTTTACCTACGAATTTTAATGTCACGAAAAATTAGAATGGACGTCACTGTCATTTTAATAGGCTTTGGGGGAGGTTAGTGCATAGTTTAAAATTAGAGGGGGTGTCTGTGCCATTTTAATAAATCTCAGAGAAGGTGAGTGTAATTTCCCCAAATAAATATTAAGAGTGTTATTTAGAGTAGAAAAGTTatgattattttaaaataaagtagtgtaacacccacatataatatatgtctagaaatagatattatacatagtgtaatactggtactgaaatacataagcaTCTATTGGCAACATTGTACATATTTACATTCCCAAAAGAAACACAACTATGGCATAATATACATAAAAGTGCCTAAAATAAAACTAGGAGCTAGATCATTCTCTGAATGATCTCAAAAAAATATCTAAACAGTGGAATGCCATCCAAAATATCGAGTCATCAAGGACATCAAGTCATCTTGTCCTTATTCTTCACCTGTATATAACTTCCTGAAAAATATCAACAAATATGGGGTGAGATAATAACTCCAGTGGGTTCCTTATCTTATGGGTCCCCTTGGCTCTATAGGGTTTCTAATTAATTTCTAACTTAAGTCAACAAGGGGAAAAAGACTTAAGTATTGGGGAATTCTcacaatgtatggaaacatgcCTCTTGAGTTCATCTTACTCAAACAATCACTAATCCAAAACCATACCAAGGTAACTTTCCCCGGCCAACCCTATGTCTAGGATTATCGACACGAGTCACGAATCCTTGTATCATACTTCGACTTACTTTTGGATTTTGAATTCTAAGTGATAACAATCCACTTCAAGAATCGCTGCTCCCTATGGAACTCCAAACCCATTTCGAGCCTTTTCCTCCTATGAGACTATAACCCATTTGGTTGAGTGAAGTATCAGTGTGTACATCCCAATTCTTACTTTATATAAGTATCACAACTTGGAACGACAGACTAATGGAGTTGTTTATGATTACATGACTAGATAAAATATAACATGATTGTATTCAACAACCACAAGGTGATTACATTCACCCTAATAACATACCATCACTACATGTTCTATATAATGCATATCACTCCTAAATATGGCGATCACTCATCCATGTTACTAACCTAGGTATCATATCATACAAGCATCATCGTCTCATGTTATTCATGTAATCTAAGTCATGTATCTAATCTTCCTAACCTAATTATACCACTAGGTTAAGTCACTTATTTCATCATGTATTCCTCTTAATTATTATTGATACAATGCATACACATCATAACATATAATTATTATTTGTTACAATGCATAAAGAATCAACAAACTTTTATGAAGATCTTGGGCTTTCTTCACCTTTTCACGAATCATTTGTATCTTCTCCGTAGTCTC from Lathyrus oleraceus cultivar Zhongwan6 chromosome 7, CAAS_Psat_ZW6_1.0, whole genome shotgun sequence encodes the following:
- the LOC127102628 gene encoding protein LIGHT-DEPENDENT SHORT HYPOCOTYLS 10, with amino-acid sequence MSSSSSLQLQASSSKSNHHDHHHQQQQPLSRYESQKRRDWNTFGQYLKSQNPPVPLSNCSFNHVLDFLRYLDQFGKTKVHLNGCIFFGQPTPPAPCACPLKQAWGSLDALIGRLRAAYEENGGSPQTNPFAGGAVRVFLREVKDSQQKARGIPYKKKKKKKKSYQVKGSTSSTAQTQQSAYVNQQDS